From the Thermoplasmata archaeon genome, the window CGCGAAGTGGGCGAAGGCCAAGGCCCTGAGGACCGGCAAGTGGTTCTTCTCCGAGGACACGGAAGGCAAGCGCTACCGCTTCGACGTGGCAATCGAGGTCAAGGGCTCCGTGAAGGGCGACGGGAAGGTGCGCGTCCGCACGTTCCCCGCGTCGCCCATCGCCACGGTCTCGTTCAACCCCGACGTGGTCTCCCCGCGCGTGGTGTACCACGGCCTCAGCGACTGGCTGCGGTGGCGGAAGAAGGACAAGACGATCAAGCGGGACCGGATCTGGCGCGAGGTCTACTCGGGCAACCCGTGGACCGACGCGAAGGCGTGGAGCCACACGGAAATCCAGGTCCTCGTTTCCAAGTGAGGGGACGCGGGCCCGTCCCCGCGAGACGCATCGGGGCGGGACTCAGTAGCGGTCCGGGATCGGGCCGTCCCATGCCTCCTCGGGATGGTCGTACAGGCAGAGGAAGATCCCGTCCGGAGCCTGGATGTACACGATCCGGTGGCCGTTCTTGAGGGTCCAGACATCCCGGCCCATGACTTGGCTCATGTGCGCATCCGAGCGGAGCTTCTCCACGGCCCTGCGATTCACCCAGAGCTTCTTCGTCGCGGGCTCGATTCCGAGGGTCCGGAGGCGCTCGAGGATCGCGGGCACGCTCTTCACGCGGACCTCTAAGTGGTCCAGCGCTTCTCCCGAGACGTATCTCCCGGCGAAGGGGCTGGTCTCCGCGTACCAGTTCAGCTCGAGGCGCTGTCCCGACCGGGCGTCCTTGAGCAGGACGTATCGGCCCTCGTCGTCCCCGCCCCGGTCGATTTCCTGGAGCCCGAGCACCTTCGTGTAGAACTCGAGGGACTTCGCGAGGTTCGTGACCCGGATGCCCACGTCGCCGAGCCAGAGGTCGGACATGGGCCGCGGGAACGCGTGGCCGCGTACAAAGGCGTTGCGGCGATTCGTGACGTCCAACCGTCCTTCGACGCCCGGGACGAGGATCTGCGAAAGCGGGATAGGGTCGGGCGCGAATCCCGACCCGTGACGAAACGCCTCGCGGTCCGCGTCCGGCTCGCTGGTCGCGGGGACGTCTCGGAAATCGTGCGCGTGCACAACGCCTCGATCGACGCGTCCGAGGACCTCGGATTCGGGACGCCTCGGGAAGCCCACACGTTCGCCAATGTCGGTCGGCTCTCGGCCGCCTGGCGCGCGCCGAACGTCGTACAGAAGGAACAGGTGTTCGCAGCGGAGCTGGATGGGCGCGTCGTCGGGTATGTGACCGTCGAGGACCGCGAGGAGGATCTCGAACTCGTGAACGTCGACGTGGCAAGGGACTTGCAGGGCCGCGGCATCGGCACGGCCCTTGTGCGATTCGTTGAAGATCGCGCGAAGGCCTTGGGTCGCCGGGGCGTGACCCTCGGGACAAGCCGGAATGCAGCCGGGGTCCCTTGGAAATCGCTCCCCTGGTGGAAGCACCTCGGATATCGCATCACGCACGAAGAGGAGAACGACTGGACGCGTTCCATCGGACCCGGCGTCCGCGAAATCCGGATGCGGAAGGACCTGGGCTAGCGGGAGCCGCGGTGCCGATTCGCGCCCTGGGATTCTCGCAGGGGTGTGCGCCTCCGCTCGACGAGCTCCACGGTCACCCCATCCGGGTCCGTGACGTACACGACGCGAGCTCCGGCCCACCACGCCGGCTCGTCGAGTTCCACGGGCTCCGACCGGGGTTCAAACCCCGCGTGCCTCAGCGCTCCGAGGGCCGCCTCGAGCCGGTCGACGCGGACCGCCAGGTGCCCACTCCCGGGGTCGTAGACTTCCGGGCGATGAGGTTTGCCTCGCGGCGTCAAGTACTGAAGGAGCTCCAGGATCTGACCCGAACCCAGGTCCAGGTCCGCGTAGCGGAATCGTGCTGCCCTCGCGCCGGTGACCGCGGTTACGGACGGACTCTCCTCAACGCCCGTGCCGAGGACA encodes:
- a CDS encoding GyrI-like domain-containing protein, whose protein sequence is AKWAKAKALRTGKWFFSEDTEGKRYRFDVAIEVKGSVKGDGKVRVRTFPASPIATVSFNPDVVSPRVVYHGLSDWLRWRKKDKTIKRDRIWREVYSGNPWTDAKAWSHTEIQVLVSK
- a CDS encoding VOC family protein, with the translated sequence MSDLWLGDVGIRVTNLAKSLEFYTKVLGLQEIDRGGDDEGRYVLLKDARSGQRLELNWYAETSPFAGRYVSGEALDHLEVRVKSVPAILERLRTLGIEPATKKLWVNRRAVEKLRSDAHMSQVMGRDVWTLKNGHRIVYIQAPDGIFLCLYDHPEEAWDGPIPDRY
- a CDS encoding GNAT family N-acetyltransferase gives rise to the protein MAAYKGVAAIRDVQPSFDARDEDLRKRDRVGRESRPVTKRLAVRVRLAGRGDVSEIVRVHNASIDASEDLGFGTPREAHTFANVGRLSAAWRAPNVVQKEQVFAAELDGRVVGYVTVEDREEDLELVNVDVARDLQGRGIGTALVRFVEDRAKALGRRGVTLGTSRNAAGVPWKSLPWWKHLGYRITHEEENDWTRSIGPGVREIRMRKDLG
- a CDS encoding VOC family protein translates to MRVLGLDHVSVTVADLERSLGFYHGLLGIRVLGTGVEESPSVTAVTGARAARFRYADLDLGSGQILELLQYLTPRGKPHRPEVYDPGSGHLAVRVDRLEAALGALRHAGFEPRSEPVELDEPAWWAGARVVYVTDPDGVTVELVERRRTPLRESQGANRHRGSR